DNA sequence from the Streptomyces cinnabarinus genome:
GGTACGGCGGCGGAACCGGTGAGTTCGTTGAGGCCGTCGAGGAGGACCAGCACCCGGCCCTGGGCCAGCAGGTCGGCGAGCGGCGGCAGCCCGGGGTGCGGCCGGTGCAGATCGGCGTCGAGCCAGGTGAGCGGGGGCTCGCCGGACAGATGGTTCTTGAGCGGGGCGAGGACCGCCACGGCGCCGTCGCGCCGGCGCAGGGCACGCAGCCCGTACTCGGCCTGCGCGTGCTGGAGCAGGGTCGTCTTGCCGCTGCCCGGCGGGCCGAGCAGCACGGACACCTCGGCGGGGTCGGCGTCGAGCACGTCGGTCAGGCTGTGGAAGGTCTGGGTGGGGGCGGCGCCGAGCCGGGTGCCGTACTCGCTCTCCGAGGTGACGGTCATCCTCGGCAGCGCGGCGTCGAACTGGGCGGACCGCTTCACGCGCCAGTCGGCGTAGCCGTACGCCTGGTATCCGGGGACCGTGCTCGCGTGCTGGCTCGCGAGGGAGTCCAGCTGTCCCGGGGCGAGGCCGGGCTCCCCCGCCGCGGCCAGTGCCTGGACCGCCTCGGTGATGACCAGTGGCTCGCCGGGGTAGCTGCCGAGCACGGGCCGGTCACCGACCCGCCAGTAGTCGCGCAGCACGAACAGGTCGAGGGCGAACCGGAACGTCCGGTCGCGCACGTCCAGTTGGCGGCGGCCCGCCAGGAGGGCGGCCTCGAAGGAGAGCAGCCCGTCGCGGCGGCCCTCGGTCTCGGGGTGGTCCGGGCTCTCGCGGCCGGTCATGCGCACCGCGCCGGTGCACTCGACGAGCAGATAGTGCCCGGCGTCGGCGTCCCCCAGCAGCCTGCGGAGATCGGGCTCCTCGTGTTCGCGCCACCGCCCGCTCGGATTGCGGACGATGCGCTCCTCCAGGGCCGTGGTGGTGATGCGGTGCCGCAGCGACACCGCCACCAGCGCGTGTCCGTCCATGACGATGAGCAGCGGCACCAGGCCGTAGCCCAGGCAGCAGCCGGCGAAGAGCAGGGAGATGTCCAGGCAGGACGCCCGGCGGTCGCCCTGGAGGACGGCGGTCGCCGAGCGCACGCCGTGCTCGACGTCGGAGACCCGGAACGGCTTCGGCGACCAGCTCACCCCGTGCCGGGACAGCTTCTCGTACAGCGCGCGCACCAACGGCAGGACATGGTCCGGCGTGCCGGGGTCGGGGCCGGTGCCCAGATCGCCGAGGAGATGCCGGGCGTCGGCGCTGACCAGGGTGGCGAGCGAGGTGTCGGACGCCCGGAGCCAGAGCAGGTCCCGCATGGCGCCGCCTAGGGGGCCGCGCCGTCGGTGAGGACGGCGAAGCAGTCCTGGACGGGTTCCGGCGCCGGTGTCCCGGAGTCGGCGGAGATCCGCACGTCGTACAGGCCCGGGGGCAGGGTGGGCGCGGCCTCGAAGCGGGCCTCCCGCTCGTCCCCCGCCGCGAGCAGCTCCACCTCGTACGTCGCCCCGTCGTCCCCGGTCAGCGACGCGCGCAGCCGGTCCGGCGGCCGGTTGCCGCCCACCACCCGGGCCCGCAGTCGCGCCGGTCCCGTGCCCGGGTACGCGTCCTCCAGCTCGCTGCTGATCGCCGCCGGTGGTGGCGCCGCCGCCGGCGCCGCCGGCCCCAGGACGTCCTTGAGTCCGGGCAGTTGGAGGTGGCGCAGCAGTTCCAGGAGCTGTCCGGTCAGGACGCGGGGCAACTGGAGCGCGCTGTGCGCCTCCGGGACGAACCGGCACTGGTGCTCCGGCAGACGGGCGGGCATGGCGGAGAGCCGGGGCACCGTGCCGTCGCCGTCGGCGAGTTCGGCAGGGACCCGGGGCCCGGGTGGATCGGTGGAGCAGCGCACCACGCGGCCGTCGAACCGGGCCGACTGGAGGGTGGTGCGCTGGCGGGTACCGACGACGGGCACGAGCACCCGGTGCGCGGCGGCGGAGTCGCGGGCCGCGGTCTCTATCTCGCGGTGGAACTGAAGCCCGTCCGCGACGAGTTCGGGACGCAGACCGGGCAGGGGTCCGGACTCGGCGAGCCGGAGGTGCCCGGCTCCGGAGTCCAGCACCGGGTAGACCGGCAGGAGTTGATGGACCGACGGCAGCCGGCGGGTCAGCGCGCCGACTCCGGGCAGGTGGCGGAAGCCGTTGGCCAGCGCGTCCAGGGCGCGGGGCGAGCCGCGGTGCGGGGTGCCCAGCGTGATGAGGGCCCGGCAGTCGCGCCAGCCCTGGAGGACTTCCAGGTAGTAGCGGGCGATCAGGCCGCCCATGCTGTGGGCCACGATGACCACTTGGGCCTCGTCGGCCCCGGTGCGCTCGCGGAAGGCGCGCAGGTGGGCGTCGACCTCCTTGGCGAGCCGGTGGGCGTGCACCCGGTTGTCGAGCCGCCAGTCGTACGGGAACGTCAGCAGCCCGCCGCCCGGACCGTCGTGGACCGCGAAGTGCCGGCGCACCCAGGCCTCGGTCTGGGAGTACCCCTTGATCCGCATCAGGCCGGGCAGAACGGCCACGTCGGGAAAGAGTCTTGACGCCGTGACGGGCGGCCCTTCCGCGGCGGGCGTCAACGGGTGCCCGGCGGCCTCCGGGTCGCGCAACGCGCCGAGCGCCCTGAGCACCGGCAGCCCCGGCGCCCACAACGGCCCCGCGGGCCCCTCCAGGACACTGCCCAGAAGTCCCGGGACCAGGACGACGGGATGCCTCACCGGACAGCGCATGATTCCCCCCACTGAATCCAACGGCACCGCCCTCAGAATAGCCACGGTAATGTTCCGGGCGCCATATTCCAGAGAGGACTTGTGGCCCGCATTTTCCGGCGATACCGTCTTCGGGTAATAGGGGGGAACGACTCCATGGATCTTTACGAGAGCAAAATCGAGGATACTGTCGACTCCTGGGAGCGGCGCGGATTCAGTGTCGTACGGGGACTCTTCTCCAACGAGGAGACGTCCGTCCTGCGGCAGGCGCTGGAGCGGGAGATCTCCCAGGAACGCACGCCCGCGCCGGAGGGGTCGACCGTGTGGTCGGGCAGGCCCGTGTTCTACACGGAGGCGCGGGGGCCGAGCGCGGGCGTGCGGTCACTGACGTATGTGGCGCGGTGCCATGACGTGATGCCGCACGCGCCACTGGTGCGGCGGTTCACCGACTTCCGCGGCCGGGTGGCGGGACGGCTCCCGGGGGGAGCGCTCCAGCGCGGGTCGCGGGACCGGCTGTGCACCTCGCTGATCAGCATTCCGCGGGGCCGTCGCATCGACTGGCACCAGGACGTCGGGCCGGGCTCGCCGCCCCTGATCGCCGTACTGCATCTGTCGAGGCGCGGGATCGACTTCGAGGGCGGCTCCTTCCTGGTCCGCACACCCACCGAGCAGACCGTGGACACGCTCCCGGGGGACGTCGTGCTGTTCCCCTGGGACGCCTGGCACGCGGTCACGGAAGTCACCCGGGGAGAGCGCATGGTGCTCTCGTCCGGGTGGCTGAAGGAAGAGGACACCGAGCAGCGGAGAGGAGGAACGGAAGGATGAACGAATCGTTTCAGGCGCAGCCCTTCGTGGTGCTGATGTCCGGTTCGCCGACGGTCCGGCTGCCCCAGGGCACCCAGTCCCGGCACGCCGGCACCGAGATCGACGCGGAGACGCTGACGGACGCCGGACTCGCCGACGGCGCGTCGGGCTTCACCTTCGAGGGCCTGACCTTGTGAGCAGGCCATCGGCCGACCGGGCCTCCGGCGTGCGACTCGACGGGGGTACGCACGCCGGAGGCCCGGGGACGGAAGCCCCGGAGCCCGACGGCCCGGAGACCAGAGGCCCCGGACATCACCGCCCGGCAGCCCGCAGAATCGAGGGGACATGGGCAGCAGCGCCCGCATCCTGATCCTCAG
Encoded proteins:
- a CDS encoding 2OG-Fe(II) oxygenase, with amino-acid sequence MDLYESKIEDTVDSWERRGFSVVRGLFSNEETSVLRQALEREISQERTPAPEGSTVWSGRPVFYTEARGPSAGVRSLTYVARCHDVMPHAPLVRRFTDFRGRVAGRLPGGALQRGSRDRLCTSLISIPRGRRIDWHQDVGPGSPPLIAVLHLSRRGIDFEGGSFLVRTPTEQTVDTLPGDVVLFPWDAWHAVTEVTRGERMVLSSGWLKEEDTEQRRGGTEG
- a CDS encoding esterase/lipase family protein — translated: MRHPVVLVPGLLGSVLEGPAGPLWAPGLPVLRALGALRDPEAAGHPLTPAAEGPPVTASRLFPDVAVLPGLMRIKGYSQTEAWVRRHFAVHDGPGGGLLTFPYDWRLDNRVHAHRLAKEVDAHLRAFRERTGADEAQVVIVAHSMGGLIARYYLEVLQGWRDCRALITLGTPHRGSPRALDALANGFRHLPGVGALTRRLPSVHQLLPVYPVLDSGAGHLRLAESGPLPGLRPELVADGLQFHREIETAARDSAAAHRVLVPVVGTRQRTTLQSARFDGRVVRCSTDPPGPRVPAELADGDGTVPRLSAMPARLPEHQCRFVPEAHSALQLPRVLTGQLLELLRHLQLPGLKDVLGPAAPAAAPPPAAISSELEDAYPGTGPARLRARVVGGNRPPDRLRASLTGDDGATYEVELLAAGDEREARFEAAPTLPPGLYDVRISADSGTPAPEPVQDCFAVLTDGAAP